In Paenibacillus sp. G2S3, a single window of DNA contains:
- a CDS encoding metallophosphoesterase, whose product MNFPIDKALILHKKTVIFSCVVLFFLSLALTGCKDTKSSNLNAVELNQAELKPVSFWVATDTHFLDKDLQDGGQAFQTYVTGGDGKMLPYSDEMAEALLYDAEQKKPAFIILSGDLTNNGERSSHQKLTEKLKRIEQLGTAVYVIPGNHDIFNPWARSFSGDKQLLTDSITDKDFVKMYTDFGYKEAVSRDKESLSYIVKAAPNLWILMIDSSQYLNNQKYGFPQTDGRIASSTLSWIDESVKLAAKEHASVITVMHHNLLSHTSMSVSGFKLNNSQEAIKSLRKNGLNLVLSGHIHMQDIQVDPADANQDTASSEPMPIYDIATSAMAVNPHQYGAMTFDPVSRTVNYKTASLNVEGWAEANQITDHNLLSFKTYTEEAFATNSYDKAMDSLKESPLTESEKESKAKVMSKLNVQYFAGTAGSFAKDIKALPGYKLWEGQQDGFLGGYVQSMAEEKALSNVDLEVVLTKQ is encoded by the coding sequence ATGAATTTTCCAATAGATAAAGCGCTTATTCTACATAAAAAAACGGTCATATTCTCTTGTGTAGTGCTCTTTTTTCTTAGCTTGGCACTTACTGGCTGTAAAGACACAAAATCGTCTAATTTAAACGCTGTGGAACTTAATCAAGCCGAACTTAAACCTGTATCTTTTTGGGTAGCCACAGACACTCATTTTTTAGATAAGGATCTTCAGGATGGTGGGCAGGCTTTTCAGACCTATGTCACTGGAGGCGATGGAAAAATGCTGCCCTACAGTGATGAAATGGCTGAGGCTCTACTCTATGACGCTGAACAGAAAAAACCTGCATTTATCATCCTCAGTGGCGATTTAACTAATAATGGAGAACGCAGCAGTCATCAAAAGTTAACCGAAAAGTTAAAACGAATTGAACAACTAGGGACTGCTGTATATGTCATTCCAGGCAATCACGACATATTTAATCCTTGGGCTAGATCCTTCAGTGGCGATAAACAGCTCCTTACGGATTCAATTACGGACAAGGACTTCGTCAAAATGTATACTGATTTCGGCTATAAAGAGGCTGTATCACGTGATAAAGAATCACTAAGCTATATCGTCAAGGCGGCTCCCAACTTATGGATTCTCATGATAGACAGTAGCCAATACCTTAATAATCAGAAATATGGTTTCCCTCAAACCGATGGGCGTATTGCTTCCTCTACGCTTTCATGGATAGATGAATCCGTTAAGCTTGCAGCCAAAGAGCACGCTTCTGTGATCACCGTGATGCATCATAACTTATTAAGTCACACTTCTATGTCTGTTTCAGGATTCAAGCTTAATAACAGCCAGGAAGCTATAAAATCCTTACGGAAAAATGGCCTTAATCTAGTTCTCTCAGGACATATTCATATGCAGGACATTCAAGTAGATCCAGCAGACGCGAATCAAGACACAGCATCCTCTGAACCAATGCCAATCTATGATATCGCTACGAGTGCAATGGCCGTCAATCCACATCAATATGGTGCCATGACCTTCGATCCCGTCTCGCGAACCGTAAATTATAAAACAGCATCTTTGAACGTGGAAGGTTGGGCTGAAGCTAACCAGATTACAGATCACAATCTTTTAAGCTTCAAGACATATACCGAAGAAGCCTTTGCTACTAACTCCTATGACAAAGCTATGGATAGTCTTAAGGAGAGTCCTTTAACGGAGTCTGAAAAAGAATCCAAGGCGAAGGTAATGTCCAAGCTGAATGTACAGTACTTCGCAGGAACTGCGGGTAGCTTTGCTAAGGATATTAAAGCGTTGCCCGGCTACAAGCTTTGGGAGGGACAGCAGGATGGTTTCTTGGGAGGGTATGTCCAAAGTATGGCTGAAGAAAAAGCGTTAAGTAATGTCGACCTAGAGGTGGTTTTAACGAAGCAATAA
- a CDS encoding nitroreductase family protein → MSKNFLEAVKGRRSIYAISKESTVADAQIIEIVEQAVLHSPTSFNSQSSRAVVLLGEQHDKLWDITTETLRKIVPAEQFEGTAQKLASFKAGYGSVLFFEDQAVVKNLQENFALYAENFPVWSNQSSGILQFVVWTALSEAGLGASLQHYNPLIDDEVKEAWGIPQDWKLIAQLPFGKTVTPAGEKQFQPVEDRVKVFK, encoded by the coding sequence ATGTCTAAAAATTTTCTTGAAGCAGTTAAAGGAAGACGTTCCATCTATGCCATCAGTAAAGAATCTACTGTAGCCGATGCTCAAATTATTGAAATCGTTGAGCAAGCGGTGTTGCATAGTCCAACTTCATTCAACTCCCAAAGCTCCAGAGCGGTTGTTCTTTTAGGTGAACAGCATGATAAATTATGGGATATCACTACGGAAACTTTGCGTAAAATCGTTCCAGCTGAACAATTTGAAGGAACAGCGCAAAAATTAGCATCTTTCAAAGCAGGTTACGGCTCCGTATTGTTCTTTGAAGATCAAGCGGTAGTGAAGAACCTTCAAGAAAACTTCGCATTGTATGCCGAGAACTTCCCAGTTTGGTCTAACCAATCTTCAGGCATTCTGCAATTCGTAGTATGGACTGCACTTTCTGAAGCAGGTTTAGGTGCATCCCTGCAGCACTATAACCCACTAATTGATGACGAAGTGAAAGAAGCTTGGGGCATCCCGCAAGACTGGAAACTGATTGCCCAATTGCCATTTGGTAAGACTGTAACTCCAGCAGGTGAGAAACAATTCCAACCGGTTGAAGATCGCGTTAAAGTCTTTAAATAA